From the Nitrospiria bacterium genome, the window CGTTGAGCCCTTCTTCCGGACAGACGCCGGCATGCGCGGCCAATCCGTGCACCGTGAATTCGAGTTTGTCCGCCGCCGGACCCCGGGTGAAGAGCGAATCGGCCGGACAACTGTCGAGGACCAGTCCATCCCGGGACCGGAGCGATCGGACATCCAGGTGCTTGGCCCCGACCAGTCCGGCCTCTTCACAGATCGTGAAGACCACTTCGACCGGCGGGTGGGGAATCTTTCGCTCGTTTAAGACCGTGAGGACTTCCAGAATGATCGCGATTCCGGATTTATCGTCCGCGCCGAGGATGGTTGTGCCGTCGGTCCGGATCCGGTCCGGCTCGCGAATCGGCCGGATCCCGCGGCCCGGCACCACCGTGTCCATGTGAGCCGACAACAGCATCGGTGCGCCCGGCTTGCTGCCCGGGAAACGGGCGATGATGTTTCCGCTGTCTCCCCCGACCTTTGCCCCGGCGTCGTCCGTGGAAACCTCGCCCTTCAGTGACTTCAGCTCGCGGACCAAGCGCTCCGCGATCTTTCCTTCTTCGCGGGAGAGGCTGTCGATCCGAACCAACGAGACAAAGGTGTCGACCATCCGTTCAAAATTAATCACAACAGTCTCCCGATGCGGCGCGGTCCCTCACCATTCCCTGGTCGCTTCGGACAAAACCAAACCGCTCGTAGAACGCCTGCTTGTCCCGCGTATTCAACCAGAACTTTTCAACCTCGGAAAGAACCGGGTGAGACAAAATCGTTTTCATCACGGCCTCTCCCACTCCCCGGCCCTGATAATCGGGATGGACGACCACGTCCCACAGCGTCGCGCGATAGATTCGATCCGTCAGGACGCGCGCGAACCCGATCAAGCGCGGACCGTCCCAGGCCGAAAACACATAATCCGTGTTCTCCAGCATCCGCTTGATGCCGTCGAGATCACGGCCTTTTGCCCATGGGGCGTGATGATACAGGGCGTGCAGCTGCTGGATATCGAGGTCCTGCCCTTCCCTAATGAGGATAGCCATCGATCGTTTATCCGAAAACCATTCCTGAAAGGGCCAGCATCCCCCCCAGGATGCAAAGGAGGAAGCCGAGACCGCCCAGAAAAAACCACCTCCGCACTTGCCGGCCCTCCTCATCGCTCAGCTGAACGTGATACTGGACCGGGGAAATCCACCATCCGGACGGAAGCCCGCCCCTTCCGTGGAGCAGCCGGTACAGTACGACGTGATAATAAATCCCGGTGG encodes:
- a CDS encoding GNAT family N-acetyltransferase, which encodes MAILIREGQDLDIQQLHALYHHAPWAKGRDLDGIKRMLENTDYVFSAWDGPRLIGFARVLTDRIYRATLWDVVVHPDYQGRGVGEAVMKTILSHPVLSEVEKFWLNTRDKQAFYERFGFVRSDQGMVRDRAASGDCCD
- a CDS encoding M20/M25/M40 family metallo-hydrolase, whose amino-acid sequence is MINFERMVDTFVSLVRIDSLSREEGKIAERLVRELKSLKGEVSTDDAGAKVGGDSGNIIARFPGSKPGAPMLLSAHMDTVVPGRGIRPIREPDRIRTDGTTILGADDKSGIAIILEVLTVLNERKIPHPPVEVVFTICEEAGLVGAKHLDVRSLRSRDGLVLDSCPADSLFTRGPAADKLEFTVHGLAAHAGVCPEEGLNAIKIAAEAIARMRLGRIDAETTANLGLIQGGSAVNIVPDRVVVQGEARSHDESKLAAQSSHMAECFQAAARLHRVVKDGRETQARVEEKIERDYPRMTLGEDAPIVKRIMAASKKLKVSIACRKTGGGCDANVFNGHGLNVANLGTGMRAIHTVHEHLLFREFDQTARVVLETVSGV